From the genome of Geobacter sp. SVR, one region includes:
- the fdhD gene encoding formate dehydrogenase accessory sulfurtransferase FdhD has product MNTDTFFTYRDGNLEPVKVGVVQEFPLQLIVNGREIATLIASPHDLRFLVAGFLRLQGFVQSLSDFTMFSVCEDFGTANVRITGELPEKLKPVLTSGCGTGVSFSMPAAVAPAAGAQSERFKPGDIFGLMDELSRQADNYRSHGGIHSAAVGRSGELLLYAEDLGRHNTLDRIAGEALFKGIDLSGTALVTSGRVSTEMVAKAALLGVRLIASRTSPTDMAVRLCRESGIALAGYVRGGKFTVYSRPDLIDPYPDSDRIAGVTGVILAGGASRRMGSNKALLQAGDATLIERVYRTLAPLFAEVLIVTNTPESYAFLPCRTMPDIHTDFGAMAGLHAGLAASSTGRIFVAACDMPSLNPDLIRLLCAADPGAEAVVPVNEEGLREPLHAVYSRSALATLEETIAQGERSILTLLDRLESRLVTPEEYAGIAEAERSFSNVNTPEEYERLTRS; this is encoded by the coding sequence ATGAACACAGATACCTTTTTCACCTATCGCGACGGGAACCTTGAACCGGTAAAGGTCGGGGTGGTGCAGGAATTCCCGCTCCAACTGATTGTCAATGGTCGTGAGATCGCAACCCTGATCGCTTCCCCCCATGACCTGCGTTTCCTGGTGGCCGGCTTCCTGCGGCTGCAGGGGTTCGTGCAATCCCTGTCGGATTTCACGATGTTCAGCGTGTGCGAGGACTTCGGCACCGCCAATGTCCGTATCACAGGCGAGTTACCGGAAAAGCTGAAACCGGTCCTGACCTCCGGCTGCGGCACCGGGGTCAGCTTCAGCATGCCCGCGGCCGTTGCCCCTGCTGCCGGTGCTCAGTCCGAGCGTTTCAAGCCGGGTGACATCTTCGGGCTGATGGATGAGCTCTCCCGGCAGGCGGACAACTATCGCAGCCATGGCGGCATCCATTCGGCCGCGGTGGGGCGCAGCGGCGAGCTGCTGCTGTACGCCGAAGACCTGGGACGCCACAACACCCTGGACCGCATCGCCGGCGAGGCGCTGTTCAAAGGTATAGACTTATCCGGAACCGCATTGGTTACATCCGGGCGCGTATCGACCGAAATGGTGGCCAAGGCGGCCCTGCTGGGGGTGCGACTGATCGCCTCGCGCACCTCCCCCACCGACATGGCAGTCAGGCTGTGCCGCGAAAGCGGCATCGCTTTGGCGGGCTACGTGCGGGGGGGCAAATTCACGGTCTACAGCCGGCCCGACCTGATCGATCCCTACCCGGATAGCGACCGGATCGCTGGGGTCACCGGCGTAATCCTGGCCGGCGGCGCCTCCCGCCGCATGGGGAGCAACAAGGCGTTGCTGCAGGCAGGCGACGCGACCCTGATCGAACGGGTCTATCGCACCCTGGCACCGCTGTTCGCCGAGGTGCTGATCGTCACCAACACCCCTGAGTCGTACGCCTTCCTCCCCTGCCGCACGATGCCCGACATCCACACCGACTTCGGCGCCATGGCGGGCCTGCATGCCGGACTGGCGGCCAGCAGTACCGGGCGCATTTTCGTGGCGGCCTGCGACATGCCCAGCCTCAATCCCGATCTGATCCGGCTGCTCTGTGCAGCCGACCCCGGCGCCGAGGCCGTGGTACCGGTCAATGAAGAGGGGCTGCGGGAGCCGCTGCACGCCGTATATAGCCGTTCGGCGCTGGCGACGCTGGAAGAGACCATTGCCCAGGGGGAACGGAGCATTCTGACCCTGCTGGACCGGCTGGAGAGCCGGCTGGTGACGCCAGAAGAATATGCAGGGATAGCAGAGGCGGAGCGGTCCTTCAGCAACGTGAATACGCCTGAGGAGTACGAGAGGCTTACGAGGAGCTAG
- the tadA gene encoding tRNA adenosine(34) deaminase TadA, whose product MPEKSHEYWMQRAIAEAGKAQGKDEVPIGCVIVRDGKIIARGHNLRESAQDPSAHAEMIAIRKAARKLNSWRLLDTTLYVTLEPCTMCMGAIILSRIPTVVFGCYDPKGGAAGSLYDLSDDSRLNHRVQLVPRVLEPECSRLLSDFFAELRRRKRAERIPSSS is encoded by the coding sequence ATGCCTGAAAAGAGCCACGAATACTGGATGCAGCGCGCCATCGCTGAGGCGGGCAAGGCCCAGGGCAAGGACGAGGTGCCGATCGGCTGCGTGATCGTGCGCGACGGCAAAATCATCGCCCGCGGTCATAACCTGCGCGAGTCTGCCCAGGACCCATCCGCCCACGCCGAGATGATCGCCATTAGAAAAGCCGCCCGGAAACTCAATTCCTGGCGGCTGCTCGATACGACCCTCTATGTCACCCTGGAGCCCTGCACCATGTGCATGGGCGCCATCATCCTCTCCCGCATTCCCACCGTTGTGTTCGGCTGCTACGACCCCAAAGGGGGGGCAGCCGGCTCGCTCTACGACCTGTCCGACGACAGCCGCCTCAACCACCGCGTCCAACTGGTGCCGCGGGTGCTGGAGCCCGAATGCTCCCGCCTTTTGAGCGATTTCTTCGCGGAACTGCGCCGACGCAAGCGCGCCGAGCGCATCCCTAGCTCCTCGTAA
- a CDS encoding class I SAM-dependent DNA methyltransferase, producing the protein MSAEKFLQDLEKKLWTAADKLRSTLDAAQYKHAVLGLLFVKYVSDAFDIRRQELIAQFKNEEHEYYLNPDDYETEEEYEAEIAAELEIRDYYTEKNVFWVPALGRWENLQNNSKLSPGTAIEIKNGKTTIYTMRSVGRLIDDALDAIEKDNPKLKGVLNKQYTRLQIDQAKLGELIDLIATIPFVHESLQAKDILGHVYEYFLGQFALAEGKKGGQFYTPKSIVTLIVEMLQPFQGRVYDPAMGSGGFFVQSEQFIKEHGGKVGNVSIYGQEYNHTTWQLAAMNMVIRGLDFNFGKEPANTFTNDQHPDLRADYIMTNPPFNMKEWDTGVKDDDPRWQYGRPPTGNANFAWLQHMLYHLTPNGSMALLLANGSMSSNTNTEGDIRRALVENDLVECIVALPGQLFTNTQIPACIWFLTRNKKARGALVNRSGKVLFIDARNLGYMKDRVLRDFRPKDIAKVADTFHAWQKGEGYLDEAGFCCSATLEKIRKHDFVLTPGRYVGAPDEAEDGEPFAKKMARLTAQLQEQFTRSRELEGQIKRNLAGLGYEC; encoded by the coding sequence ATGTCTGCAGAAAAGTTTTTACAAGACCTTGAAAAGAAACTTTGGACCGCCGCCGATAAGCTGCGTTCCACTCTTGATGCAGCCCAGTACAAGCACGCGGTGCTGGGGCTGTTGTTTGTCAAGTACGTATCCGATGCCTTTGATATCCGCCGTCAGGAGCTGATCGCACAGTTCAAGAATGAGGAGCACGAATATTACCTCAATCCAGATGATTACGAGACGGAAGAGGAATACGAAGCCGAGATCGCCGCAGAGTTGGAGATTCGCGACTATTACACGGAGAAGAATGTATTTTGGGTGCCGGCTCTGGGGCGCTGGGAGAACCTGCAGAACAATTCCAAGTTATCGCCGGGGACAGCGATCGAGATCAAGAACGGCAAGACCACGATCTATACCATGCGTAGCGTCGGCCGACTGATCGACGATGCCCTGGATGCCATTGAGAAGGACAACCCTAAGCTCAAGGGGGTGCTCAACAAGCAGTACACCCGCTTGCAGATCGACCAGGCCAAGCTGGGTGAGTTGATCGACCTTATCGCTACCATCCCGTTTGTACATGAATCGTTACAAGCCAAGGATATCCTTGGTCATGTTTATGAATACTTCCTCGGCCAGTTCGCCCTTGCCGAAGGAAAGAAAGGTGGCCAATTCTACACGCCGAAGTCGATTGTAACGCTGATCGTCGAGATGCTCCAACCGTTCCAGGGGCGAGTGTACGACCCTGCCATGGGCTCGGGTGGCTTCTTCGTGCAGAGCGAGCAGTTCATCAAGGAGCATGGCGGCAAGGTGGGAAATGTCTCCATCTACGGCCAAGAGTACAACCACACCACTTGGCAGCTGGCGGCAATGAACATGGTCATCCGCGGCCTAGACTTCAATTTCGGGAAGGAGCCGGCCAACACCTTTACTAACGACCAGCACCCTGATCTGCGCGCCGACTACATTATGACCAATCCCCCCTTCAACATGAAAGAGTGGGACACTGGCGTGAAGGACGACGACCCACGCTGGCAGTACGGCCGCCCGCCAACCGGCAACGCCAACTTCGCCTGGCTGCAACACATGCTCTACCACCTGACCCCTAACGGCTCCATGGCCCTGCTTCTAGCCAACGGCTCCATGAGTTCCAACACCAACACCGAGGGAGATATCCGCCGGGCGCTGGTGGAGAATGATCTGGTAGAGTGCATAGTTGCGCTGCCGGGGCAGCTCTTCACCAACACCCAGATTCCGGCGTGTATTTGGTTTCTAACCCGCAATAAGAAGGCACGGGGGGCACTGGTCAACCGCTCCGGCAAGGTGCTGTTCATTGATGCCCGCAACCTCGGCTACATGAAAGATCGCGTGCTGCGCGACTTCAGACCGAAGGATATCGCCAAAGTGGCCGATACCTTCCATGCGTGGCAAAAAGGTGAAGGCTACTTAGACGAAGCCGGTTTTTGCTGTTCAGCAACGCTGGAGAAGATCAGAAAACACGACTTTGTGCTGACGCCGGGGCGCTATGTCGGCGCGCCTGACGAGGCAGAGGATGGCGAACCCTTTGCCAAAAAGATGGCGCGATTGACGGCGCAGTTGCAGGAGCAGTTTACGCGCAGTAGAGAGTTGGAAGGGCAGATCAAGCGAAATCTGGCGGGGCTTGGGTATGAGTGCTGA
- a CDS encoding restriction endonuclease subunit S, translating to MSADWKTYTLGDLGDIKTGKTPPSSISDAFGGSTPFITPKDMDGRKWIKSTERSLSTSGVASVKPCLVPKNSVAVSCIGSDLGKAVLVAQTSVTNQQINTIVIDETRFNSEFVYYDLSLRQQEIKGMANGSATPILNKGHFSKLEISLPDKQTQDEIVRVLSSLDDKIELNRQINKTLEQIAQTIFKSWFVDFEPVRAKIEAKATGRDPERAAMCAISGKLESELDQLPTEQYRQIAATAALFPDELVDSELGLIPEGWITKPLYSMAEFINGATFKSSDFSLKNDGLPVIKISELKSGVSEQTRFTTGIFQGKYKIDNDDVLYSWSGSPDTSLEVFKWFGGKGWLNQHIFKVVTTSKYQKYFVFYLLRYLKPRLVSIATDKQTTGLGHVTVADMKRLLIAYPSKDILSRFSAVVGSMYELTSCMEKQTNVLVETRDLLLPKFLSGELPLAKIEGGDDE from the coding sequence ATGAGTGCTGATTGGAAGACCTACACCCTAGGTGATTTGGGGGATATTAAAACGGGCAAAACACCGCCATCTTCGATAAGTGATGCTTTCGGTGGTAGCACTCCTTTTATCACACCAAAAGATATGGATGGGAGAAAGTGGATTAAGTCTACGGAAAGATCCCTGAGTACGTCAGGGGTTGCATCTGTCAAGCCTTGTCTTGTTCCTAAAAATTCAGTAGCAGTTTCTTGTATCGGATCAGATCTGGGCAAGGCCGTTCTGGTAGCACAGACTTCAGTAACAAATCAGCAAATAAACACAATTGTCATCGATGAAACGCGCTTTAACTCAGAGTTTGTCTATTATGATTTGTCATTACGTCAACAAGAAATAAAAGGGATGGCGAACGGTTCAGCTACACCTATTTTGAACAAAGGCCATTTCTCAAAGCTAGAAATTTCTCTGCCAGACAAACAGACTCAAGACGAAATTGTAAGAGTTTTAAGTTCCTTAGACGACAAAATCGAGCTCAACCGCCAAATTAACAAAACCCTCGAACAGATCGCTCAAACCATCTTCAAAAGCTGGTTTGTAGATTTCGAGCCAGTCAGGGCCAAGATCGAAGCCAAAGCCACAGGCCGCGACCCTGAGCGCGCCGCCATGTGTGCCATCAGTGGTAAACTTGAGTCCGAACTTGACCAACTTCCCACCGAACAATACCGACAAATCGCCGCCACCGCCGCTCTGTTTCCCGATGAGCTGGTGGATTCTGAGTTGGGACTGATTCCGGAGGGGTGGATAACAAAACCTCTTTATAGTATGGCCGAGTTTATTAATGGAGCTACTTTTAAAAGTTCAGATTTTTCGTTAAAAAATGATGGACTACCTGTTATTAAAATTTCCGAACTTAAATCTGGCGTTTCTGAGCAGACAAGATTTACTACAGGCATTTTCCAGGGAAAATACAAAATAGATAATGACGATGTTCTCTATTCTTGGTCAGGTAGTCCAGATACTTCGCTTGAGGTATTTAAGTGGTTTGGTGGAAAAGGCTGGCTGAATCAACACATCTTTAAAGTTGTGACTACTTCAAAATATCAAAAATATTTTGTTTTCTATTTATTGAGATATCTTAAACCTAGACTTGTTTCCATAGCTACAGACAAACAAACCACGGGTCTTGGTCATGTAACCGTTGCAGATATGAAGAGGCTTCTCATCGCATATCCAAGTAAAGACATATTATCTCGATTTTCAGCTGTGGTTGGATCTATGTATGAACTGACATCTTGCATGGAAAAACAGACAAATGTTCTGGTCGAAACAAGAGATTTACTTCTCCCAAAGTTTCTATCAGGTGAGTTGCCTCTAGCGAAAATTGAAGGTGGTGACGATGAGTAA
- a CDS encoding SIR2 family protein, with product MSNSWVKDNRDLINRVEQILKAAYDENAELHLALNGDSPLQIESLNPDREPYSIEKSEALFWAERDTYYEELDFCLLKHHESAIQYLKANDLVPTFHDLVDAIKRNRVVPFIGAGMSLPSGFPLWGKALRQILDRMEGIDIAAVTAEIDSFKYLNAAQLLWDHDSTQVKHYIRNKFAQRQIPREGVKGPITLLDKISSGCLITTNFDSAIETVIGRGHLEGYMHGLQQGNKFVPRLIKGDRCILKLHGDAEDHETYIFTQEQYTNGYGDPFDFSKPLPKALRQIFVGQSLLFLGCSLEQDKTLELFADVLRESKFEVPDHFAILPEPNGGETKGHKENRLIELKIRPIWYPGDDHEFVERYLKLAIDISGGRLEHF from the coding sequence ATGAGTAATAGTTGGGTTAAGGACAACAGGGATTTGATTAATCGTGTGGAGCAAATCCTCAAGGCCGCATACGATGAGAATGCAGAGCTTCATTTGGCACTGAATGGTGATTCTCCATTGCAAATTGAAAGCTTAAACCCTGATAGAGAACCGTATAGTATAGAGAAAAGTGAGGCGCTATTTTGGGCTGAACGAGATACTTATTATGAAGAACTTGATTTTTGCCTCTTAAAACACCATGAGAGTGCAATTCAATATCTTAAAGCTAATGACCTTGTCCCAACATTTCATGACCTTGTTGATGCCATAAAAAGGAATCGTGTTGTTCCATTTATTGGTGCTGGGATGTCACTTCCAAGTGGGTTTCCGCTATGGGGCAAGGCATTGCGACAAATACTTGATCGTATGGAAGGTATTGACATAGCTGCTGTAACTGCCGAGATAGACTCATTCAAGTATTTAAATGCAGCGCAATTGCTTTGGGATCATGATTCTACACAAGTTAAGCATTACATCAGAAATAAATTTGCGCAGAGGCAAATTCCCAGAGAAGGTGTAAAAGGCCCAATTACGCTCTTGGATAAAATTAGCAGTGGTTGTTTAATAACAACTAATTTCGATTCAGCAATAGAAACAGTAATTGGTAGAGGCCATTTAGAAGGTTACATGCATGGTCTACAGCAAGGCAATAAATTTGTTCCAAGATTAATTAAAGGAGATAGATGTATCCTTAAGCTTCATGGTGATGCAGAAGACCATGAAACCTATATATTCACACAAGAACAGTACACAAATGGTTATGGTGATCCTTTTGATTTTTCAAAGCCATTGCCAAAAGCTTTACGTCAAATATTCGTTGGACAGTCCCTACTCTTTTTAGGCTGTAGTTTGGAACAGGATAAAACCTTAGAATTATTCGCTGACGTATTGAGAGAAAGTAAATTTGAAGTCCCTGACCATTTTGCAATATTACCTGAGCCTAATGGTGGCGAAACCAAAGGCCATAAAGAGAATCGATTGATTGAATTAAAAATCCGTCCGATTTGGTACCCCGGTGATGATCATGAGTTCGTTGAGAGGTATTTGAAGCTCGCGATTGATATTTCAGGTGGCCGGCTGGAGCATTTTTAA
- a CDS encoding type I restriction endonuclease subunit R, producing MTKIDENKLEQLCLAWFQDAGWSFLNGTDIAHDGEIPERCDYQQTILTGRLIAALQRINPHIPLPSLEEAAQAISKPKSPVLIHNNRTFHKLLLEGVAVDYRDGDETRTDHVQLIDFHNVEKNEFLVVNQYTIQGSRQLRRPDIVVFINGLPIAVIELKNPADINADVWKAYDQLQTYKDETPDLFVCNEALVVSDGLTARIGSLTASKERFLPWRTIRNEDDKPLLEYELEKVVKGFFDRELLLDYLRYFIIFEQDDGNINKKIAGYHQFHAVREAVRVTLIASAPIESERVAEARATYGREVQPGSRKAGVVWHTQGSGKSITMCCYAGKLLQQPEMNNPTIVVVTDRNDLDGQLFATFCNAQELLRQTPVQADSREELRELLAARQSGGIIFTTVQKFSLVNDEEAHPALSTRSNIVVISDEAHRSQYGFKAKLDTKTGAYIYGYAKHMRDAIPNASFIGFTGTPISTEDKDTRAVFGGYVSIYDIQDAVDDGATVPIYYESRLAKLDINRAEIEELNNDVEEVIEDEEDVTLRERTKSKWAALEKLVGSKPRLKEVAEDLVQHFEARTAVVEGKGMIVCMSREICVHLYNELIKLRPEWHDPDPEKGTLKIVMTGSAADVALLKPHIYNASTKKRFERRFKAPKDDLKLVIVRDMWLTGFDCPSCHTIYVDKPMQGHNLMQAIARVNRVFKDKPGGLVVDYIGIANELKQALKVYVNSQGKGTPTLQAEEALTLLMERLDVVRGLFHGFDYSDYKTRAHHILILAANHILGVRDGKKRFLDAMAAITRAFSLCGTLDEAEPLRKEIAFFAAIRAAIVKHTTVDIKLTEEQKNSALKQILDNAVIAEGVTDVFALAGLDKPNIALLSDEFLEDVRNMKSRNLALELLEKLLRDTIKARTHNNVVLEQKFSERLLATLNRYHARAVETAQVIEELIQMAKDFQQAIKRDEELGLPPDEVAFYDALANNESAVRELGDDILKKIAVEITEKLRESTSVDWQVRESVRAKLRNLVRRTLRKWKYPPDKQDDAVELVLKQAEALCVGWTA from the coding sequence ATGACGAAAATTGATGAAAATAAACTCGAACAACTCTGTCTCGCATGGTTTCAGGATGCAGGGTGGAGTTTCCTCAATGGGACTGATATCGCCCACGATGGTGAAATTCCGGAACGGTGCGACTACCAGCAAACGATCCTGACTGGCCGCCTGATCGCCGCTCTTCAGAGGATCAACCCCCACATCCCGCTGCCCTCCCTTGAAGAAGCCGCCCAGGCCATCTCCAAACCCAAATCCCCGGTGCTGATCCATAACAACCGCACCTTCCACAAACTCCTCCTCGAAGGGGTAGCGGTCGACTACCGCGATGGCGACGAAACCAGGACCGACCATGTTCAACTGATCGACTTCCACAATGTGGAGAAGAACGAGTTCCTGGTCGTCAACCAGTACACCATTCAGGGGAGCAGGCAACTACGCCGCCCCGATATCGTCGTATTCATCAACGGCCTGCCGATCGCAGTGATCGAGCTGAAGAACCCCGCCGACATCAACGCAGACGTCTGGAAGGCCTACGACCAGCTACAAACCTACAAGGATGAAACTCCCGATCTCTTTGTCTGCAACGAAGCGCTGGTGGTTTCCGACGGCCTGACGGCGCGGATCGGCTCGTTGACTGCCAGCAAGGAGCGTTTTCTCCCCTGGCGCACGATCCGGAACGAGGACGACAAGCCGCTACTGGAATACGAACTGGAAAAGGTGGTCAAGGGCTTCTTCGACCGCGAACTGCTCCTCGACTACCTGCGCTATTTCATCATCTTCGAGCAGGACGACGGCAATATCAACAAGAAGATTGCCGGGTACCACCAATTCCACGCTGTACGCGAGGCGGTGCGGGTGACGCTGATTGCCTCTGCTCCCATTGAATCAGAACGGGTGGCAGAGGCACGTGCCACTTATGGCCGCGAGGTGCAGCCCGGCTCGCGCAAGGCCGGTGTGGTCTGGCATACCCAGGGTTCGGGCAAGAGCATCACCATGTGCTGCTATGCCGGCAAGCTGTTGCAACAGCCGGAGATGAACAACCCCACCATTGTCGTTGTCACCGACCGCAACGATCTGGATGGCCAGCTCTTTGCCACCTTCTGCAACGCCCAGGAGTTGCTGCGTCAGACGCCGGTGCAGGCCGACAGCCGCGAGGAATTGCGTGAATTGCTGGCGGCGCGGCAGTCGGGCGGGATCATCTTTACCACCGTGCAAAAGTTCTCGCTGGTGAACGATGAAGAGGCGCATCCGGCCTTGAGCACGCGCAGCAACATCGTGGTTATCAGCGACGAGGCGCACCGCAGCCAGTATGGCTTTAAGGCCAAGCTCGACACCAAAACCGGCGCCTATATCTACGGGTACGCAAAGCATATGCGCGATGCCATCCCCAACGCCTCGTTTATCGGCTTCACCGGCACGCCGATCTCCACCGAGGACAAGGACACCCGCGCCGTCTTCGGCGGCTATGTCAGCATCTACGACATTCAAGATGCAGTGGACGACGGGGCCACGGTGCCGATCTACTACGAGTCGCGCCTGGCCAAGCTCGACATCAACCGCGCCGAGATCGAGGAACTGAACAATGATGTAGAGGAAGTCATCGAGGACGAGGAAGACGTCACCCTCCGCGAGCGCACAAAGAGCAAATGGGCCGCATTAGAGAAGTTGGTGGGGTCCAAGCCGCGCCTGAAGGAGGTGGCCGAGGATCTGGTGCAGCATTTCGAGGCGCGTACGGCAGTGGTTGAGGGGAAGGGAATGATCGTATGCATGAGCCGTGAGATCTGCGTACATCTCTACAACGAGCTGATCAAGCTGCGGCCGGAGTGGCACGATCCTGACCCAGAAAAGGGGACACTAAAGATTGTTATGACAGGCTCTGCCGCCGACGTGGCGCTGCTGAAGCCGCATATTTACAATGCATCTACGAAGAAGCGTTTTGAGCGGCGCTTCAAGGCCCCCAAAGACGATCTCAAACTGGTGATAGTGCGTGATATGTGGCTGACCGGCTTCGACTGCCCGAGCTGTCACACCATATACGTCGACAAGCCGATGCAGGGCCACAACCTGATGCAGGCCATCGCCCGCGTCAACAGGGTCTTCAAGGACAAGCCAGGCGGGCTGGTGGTGGATTACATCGGAATCGCCAACGAATTGAAACAGGCGCTCAAAGTCTACGTCAACTCCCAAGGGAAAGGGACGCCGACCCTGCAGGCGGAAGAAGCGCTAACGTTGCTGATGGAGAGGTTGGACGTGGTGCGGGGGCTATTTCACGGCTTCGACTACAGCGATTACAAGACTCGTGCCCATCATATCCTCATCCTGGCAGCCAACCACATCCTGGGGGTCAGGGACGGCAAGAAGCGCTTCCTCGACGCCATGGCGGCCATCACCCGCGCCTTCTCCCTCTGCGGTACGCTTGATGAGGCGGAACCGTTGCGTAAGGAGATCGCCTTCTTTGCCGCCATCCGCGCTGCAATAGTGAAGCATACTACCGTTGACATCAAACTGACCGAGGAACAGAAGAACAGTGCCCTGAAGCAGATCTTGGACAATGCGGTTATCGCCGAAGGTGTGACGGACGTCTTTGCCCTAGCGGGGCTGGACAAGCCGAATATCGCACTGTTGTCGGATGAGTTTCTGGAAGACGTTCGCAATATGAAGAGCCGTAATCTTGCGCTGGAGCTGTTGGAAAAGCTTCTACGTGACACAATCAAGGCGCGCACCCACAACAATGTGGTGCTGGAACAGAAATTCAGCGAACGCCTGCTGGCAACGCTGAATCGTTACCACGCTCGTGCCGTTGAGACAGCTCAGGTGATCGAAGAGCTGATCCAGATGGCTAAGGACTTCCAGCAGGCGATCAAACGGGATGAGGAGTTGGGGCTGCCCCCGGATGAAGTCGCTTTCTACGACGCTCTGGCAAATAATGAGAGCGCTGTGCGGGAACTGGGGGATGACATCCTCAAGAAGATCGCAGTGGAGATCACAGAGAAGCTCCGCGAGAGCACATCCGTCGATTGGCAGGTGCGCGAGAGCGTGCGTGCGAAGCTGCGGAACCTGGTGCGTCGGACGTTGCGGAAGTGGAAATATCCACCGGATAAGCAGGATGATGCGGTGGAGTTGGTGTTGAAACAGGCGGAGGCGCTGTGTGTGGGGTGGACTGCTTAG